Proteins encoded in a region of the Clostridium beijerinckii genome:
- a CDS encoding complex I subunit 4 family protein, protein MQFPILTSILLAPILGIIIILLLPESREKEIKVTAAIVTFISLLLSIIAFVTYNKEMGELQFQETYSWIPAFGINYSVGADGLSIPLILLTAIVIFAGVFSSWKMEKRIKEFFIFLLLLVAGVFGVFISRDLFLFYVFFEIAVIPMYILIGVWGSTRKNYAAMKLTLYLLVGSAFILIGIIATFVYANNLGIRSFDIQTLSTIEYSASFQKFTFFLMLIGFGILVPMWPFHTWSPDGHVAAPTAVSMLHAGVLMKLGGYGIIRAGVFLFPEGAKYWVPLIAALSIANVVYGAMVAMAQKDLKFVIGYSSVSHMGYVLLGIASLNFEGIDGAVAQMFAHGIMTALFFTLIGNIYHQAHTREIAKFGGLIHQMPRVAIGFIIAGFASLGLPGLNNFVAEFLIFLGSHDEPRTLFSVIPFKAISIMAILGIVITAAYILKVIQSTFLGPRKEEWDHLEDAKGVEMIPIVMLAGVLIFFGLFPSPLIDLIHSGAMSLMGKISDIGMIMGGF, encoded by the coding sequence ATGCAATTTCCGATATTAACATCAATATTATTAGCACCCATTTTGGGTATAATCATAATACTTTTGCTTCCAGAAAGTAGGGAAAAGGAAATAAAAGTTACAGCAGCAATTGTCACGTTTATTTCATTGTTGCTTTCGATTATAGCTTTTGTTACTTACAATAAGGAAATGGGAGAACTTCAATTTCAAGAAACCTATTCTTGGATACCTGCCTTTGGAATTAATTATTCTGTTGGTGCGGATGGTTTAAGCATACCTTTAATATTGCTTACTGCTATCGTTATTTTTGCAGGTGTTTTTTCATCATGGAAAATGGAAAAAAGAATAAAGGAATTTTTCATTTTCCTGCTTTTACTAGTTGCAGGTGTTTTTGGGGTATTCATTTCAAGAGATTTATTTTTATTCTACGTATTTTTTGAAATAGCTGTTATTCCAATGTATATCTTAATTGGAGTTTGGGGAAGTACAAGAAAAAATTATGCTGCAATGAAACTTACTTTATATTTATTAGTAGGAAGTGCATTTATTCTAATTGGAATTATTGCGACCTTTGTATATGCTAATAATTTAGGAATAAGAAGTTTTGACATACAAACCCTAAGTACTATTGAATATAGCGCCAGCTTTCAAAAATTTACTTTTTTCCTAATGTTAATAGGTTTTGGTATATTAGTTCCTATGTGGCCTTTTCATACATGGTCTCCAGATGGACACGTAGCTGCGCCAACAGCTGTAAGTATGCTTCATGCAGGTGTTTTAATGAAACTAGGTGGTTATGGAATTATCCGCGCGGGGGTGTTTTTATTTCCAGAAGGTGCAAAATACTGGGTTCCTTTAATTGCAGCGCTATCAATAGCTAATGTAGTATATGGTGCTATGGTTGCTATGGCTCAAAAGGATTTGAAATTTGTAATTGGTTATTCTAGTGTAAGCCATATGGGGTACGTACTACTCGGAATTGCTTCATTAAACTTTGAAGGAATAGATGGAGCAGTAGCTCAGATGTTTGCCCATGGTATTATGACAGCATTATTCTTTACGCTAATAGGAAATATTTATCATCAGGCTCATACAAGAGAAATAGCTAAGTTTGGTGGTTTAATACATCAAATGCCAAGAGTAGCCATTGGTTTTATAATTGCTGGTTTTGCATCTTTGGGACTTCCAGGGCTAAACAATTTTGTTGCTGAATTTCTAATATTTTTAGGATCTCATGATGAACCAAGAACATTATTTTCAGTAATACCTTTTAAAGCAATCTCAATAATGGCTATTCTAGGAATTGTTATTACTGCGGCTTATATATTAAAGGTAATTCAAAGCACTTTTCTTGGTCCAAGAAAAGAAGAATGGGATCATTTAGAGGATGCAAAAGGAGTGGAAATGATACCTATAGTGATGCTCGCAGGTGTATTAATATTTTTTGGTTTATTCCCTTCACCACTAATTGACCTTATTCATAGTGGAGCAATGTCACTTATGGGTAAGATATCAGACATAGGAATGATAATGGGAGGATTTTAA